The following are from one region of the Harpia harpyja isolate bHarHar1 chromosome 4, bHarHar1 primary haplotype, whole genome shotgun sequence genome:
- the RETREG3 gene encoding reticulophagy regulator 3 has translation MAAAAAARPGERQRRVQALSAALRGRLGPYEPLLSAAQAALVWERPGRSALWWAAAHGLFWFFALTSLRLLFLVAFTLIVVVCLDQWKNKIWPEIGVARPDELDNESWGYVHPRLLGVPELCHHLAEGWVAGTNFLSNLFIFKRQNPGKFCLLVCGVFTFLAVLGRYIPGLLLSYLLLLFILLWPLAVYHRLGQRMYMKLEPALQRLDFSVRGYMISKQREKQLRRQSLNQEAVDDGSDSEEELAAFCPKLDDSVVAKELTISDSEHSDAEVSYTENGMFNLSRGQTPLTEGSEDLDGHSDPEESFARDLADFPSINPEATGIDDEDDTSIGIPSLAYRPQVAEDLHLPYDQEESSALPSVQNLTNDIAGFVTKGMIQFALSGAPQPGFSRSDNPQRGAKTYLRTASSDLDTDAEGDDFELLDQSELNQLDPAGSRGQ, from the exons atggcggcggcggcggcggcgcggcccggcgagCGGCAGCGGCGGGTGCAGGCGCTGAGCGCGGCGCTGCGGGGCCGCCTGGGGCCCTACGAGCCGCTGCTGAGCGCCGCGCAGGCCGCGCTGGTGTGGGAGCGGCCGGGCCGCAGCGCGCTGTGGTGGGCGGCGGCGCACGGCCTCTTCtg GTTTTTTGCTCTGACTTCTCTTCGCTTGCTGTTCCTGGTTGCATTTACCCTTATAGTAGTAGTTTGTCTAGATCAGTGGAAGAACAAAATCTGGCCTGAAATTGGAG TGGCAAGACCTGACGAATTAGACAATGAGAG CTGGGGATACGTTCACCCTCGGCTGCTCGGAGTGCCAGAACTCTGTCACCATTTGGCTGAAGGATGGGTGGCTGGGACCAACTTCTTAAGTAATCTCTTCATTTTCAAGAGGCAAAACCCTGGCAAG TTTTGCCTTCTAGTGTGTGGAGTCTTTACTTTCCTGGCTGTCCTGGGCCGGTATATCCCTGGACTCTTGCTCTCATACTTGCTGT TGCTCTTCATCCTGCTGTGGCCCCTTGCTGTGTACCACAGACTGGGGCAGCGCATGTACATGAAGCTGGAGCCAGCTCTGCAGCGGCTGGATTTCAGTGTTCGAGGCTACATGATATCAAAGCAGCGAGAGAAGCAAC TGCGTCGCCAATCCCTTAATCAGGAGGCTGTGGACGATGGGAGTGACAGCGAAGAGGAGCTTGCTGCATTCTGTCCCAAG CTGGATGACTCTGTGGTCGCCAAGGAACTAACCATCTCTGACTCGGAGCATTCGGATGCTGAGGTTTCCTATACTGAAAACGGGATGTTTAACCTTTCAAGGGGCCAGACTCCCCTGACAGAGGGATCAGAAG ACCTGGACGGTCACAGTGACCCAGAAGAATCTTTTGCCAGGGATCTTGCCGACTTCCCTTCCATAAACCCAGAAGCAACTGGCATAGATGACGAAGATGACACCAGCATTGGGATCCCAAGTCTGGCTTACCGCCCACAAGTGGCAGAAGATCTGCATCTCCCTTATGACCAGGAAGAATCCAGCGCACTGCCATCTGTACAGAATCTTACTAACGACATAGCTGGATTTGTCACCAAAGGGATGATACAGTTTGCGCTGTCAGGAGCCCCTCAGCCAGGCTTCTCACGCAGCGACAATCCCCAGAGAGGTGCAAAGACTTATCTTAGAACGGCCAGCTCGGACTTGGACACTGATGCGGAAGGGGATGACTTTGAACTGCTGGATCAGTCTGAGCTGAACCAGCTGGATCCTGCTGGCTCACGGGGCCAGTAA
- the TUBG1 gene encoding tubulin gamma-1 chain: MPREIITLQLGQCGNQIGFEFWKQLCAEHGISPEGIVEEFATEGTDRKDVFFYQADDEHYIPRAVLLDLEPRVIHSILNSPYANLYNPENIYLSEHGGGAGNNWASGFSQGEKIHEDIFDIIDREADGSDSLEGFVLCHSIAGGTGSGLGSYLLERLNDRYPKKLVETYSVFPNQDEMSDVVVQPYNSLLTLKRLTQNADCVVVLDNTALNRIATDRLHIQNPSFSQINQLVSTIMSASTTTLRYPGYMNNDLIGLIASLIPTPRLHFLMTGYTPLTTDQSVASVRKTTVLDVMRRLLQPKNVMVSTGRDRQTNHCYIAILNIIQGEVDPTQVHKSLQRIRERKLANFIPWGPASIQVALSRKSPYLPSAHRVSGLMMANHTNISSLFERTCRQYDKLRKREAFLEQFRKEDIFKDNFDELDNSREIVQQLIDEYHAATRPDYISWGTQEQ; this comes from the exons ATGCCGCGGGAGATCATCACCCTGCAGCTGGGCCAGTGCGGCAACCAGA TCGGGTTCGAGTTCTGGAAGCAGCTCTGCGCCGAGCACGGCATCAGCCCCGAGGGCATCGTGGAGGAGTTCGCCACCGAGGGCACCGACCGCAAGGACGTCTTCTTCTACCAG GCAGACGATGAGCACTACATCCCGCGGGCCGTGCTGCTGGACCTGGAGCCCCGAGTTATCCACTCCATCCTGAACTCCCCTTACGCTAACCTCTACAACCCAGAAAACATCTACCTGTCTGAGCACGGAGGGGGAGCTGGGAACAACTGGGCCAGTGGCTTCTCACAG GGAGAAAAAATCCATGAAGACATTTTTGACATAATAGACAGAGAGGCTGATGGGAGCGACAGTTTGGAA GGGTTTGTGCTTTGCCACTCCATTGCCGGTGGAACGGGCTCCGGATTGGGCTCGTACCTCCTGGAGAGACTGAATGACAG GTATCCCAAGAAGCTGGTGGAGACCTACTCGGTTTTCCCAAACCAAGATGAGATGAGTGATGTTGTAGTCCAGCCGTACAACTCTCTGCTGACACTGAAGAGGCTGACTCAGAACGCTGACTGCGTG GTGGTCCTGGACAACACAGCCTTGAATCGGATCGCAACGGACCGGCTGCACATTCAGAACCCATCCTTCTCTCAGATCAACCAGCTG GTCTCCACCATCATGTCTGCCAGCACCACCACGCTCAGGTATCCCGGATACATGAACAACGACCTCATCGGGCTGATTGCTTCGCTGATCCCCACCCCCCGGCTGCACTTCCTCATGACGGGGTACACCCCGCTCACCACTGACCAGTCG GTGGCCAGCGTGAGGAAAACCACAGTCCTGGATGTGATGAGAAGACTGCTGCAGCCTAAAAATGTGATGGTGTCCACAGGGCGAGACAGGCAGACCAACCACTGCTACATTGCCATCCTCAACATCATCCAGGGGGAGGTGGATCCTACACAG GTTCACAAGAGTCTGCAGCGGATCCGGGAGAGGAAGCTGGCGAACTTCATCCCCTGGGGTCCTGCCAGCATCCAGGTGGCTTTGTCCCGCAAGTCCCCCTACCTGCCATCCGCACACCGCGTCAGTGGCCTCATGATGGCAAACCATACCAACATCTCCTCG CTGTTTGAGCGGACGTGCCGGCAATACGACAAGCTGCGCAAGCGGGAGGCCTTCCTGGAGCAGTTCCGCAAGGAGGACATCTTCAAGGACAACTTTGATGAGCTGGACAACTCCCGGGAGATCGTGCAGCAGCTGATCGACGAGTACCATGCGGCCACGCGCCCTGACTACATCTCCTGGGGCACGCAGGAGCAGTGA
- the PSMC3IP gene encoding homologous-pairing protein 2 homolog: MSKGREGPAAGGAAAAAILLRYLREQNRPYSAQDAFGNLQREHGLGKAAVVKALEQLAQQGRVREKAYGKQKIYFADQEQLPAASESELRGLDGEIAALSTKVQALQQSCRQMEAELKDLNSSMTTPEMAREIEELRKDCTSYAEKLERIKSATNHVTPEEKEKVCSEQKLYCKEWRRRKRMATELLEAILEGYPKSKKQFFEEVGIETDEDHNVTLPAAV; this comes from the exons ATGAGCAAAGGCCGTGagggccccgcggcgggcg gcgccgccgccgccgccatcctgCTGCGGTACCTGCGGGAGCAGAACCGGCCGTACAGCGCCCAGGACGCCTTCGGGAACCTGCAGCGGGAGCACGGGCTGGGCAAGgcg GCCGTGGTGAAGGCGCTGGAGCAGCTGGCGCAGCAGGGCCGCGTCCGTGAGAAGGCCTACGGGAAGCAGAAGATCTACTTCGCCGACCAG GAGCAGCTCCCGGCCGCCAGCGAGTCGGAGCTCCGTGGCCTGGACGGGGAGATCGCCGCGCTCTCCACCAAGGTGCAGGCGCTACAGCAGAGCTGCCGGCAGATGGAGGCGG AGCTGAAGGACCTGAACAGCTCCATGACAACCCCTGAGATGGCCAGAGAGATCGAGGAGCTGAGGAAGGACTGCACAAGTTACGCAGAGAAGCTGGAGAGGATTAAGTCTGCCACCAACCACGTGactccagaagaaaaagaaaag GTCTGTAGCGAGCAGAAGCTGTACTGCAAGGAGTGGCGGAGGAGGAAGCGAATG GCGACTGAGCTGCTGGAGGCCATCCTGGAGGGGTACCCCAAAAGCAAGAAGCAATTCTTT GAGGAGGTTGGGATAGAGACGGACGAGGACCATAACGTCACGCTGCCGGCAGCTGTGTGA